In Sphaeramia orbicularis chromosome 1, fSphaOr1.1, whole genome shotgun sequence, a genomic segment contains:
- the prdx2 gene encoding peroxiredoxin-2, which produces MSAGNAKIGKPAPDFKATAVVDGQFKDIKLSDYRGKYVVLFFYPLDFTFVCPTEIVAFSDRSDEFRKIGCEVIGASIDSHFSHLAWINTPRKQGGLGNMKIPLVADLTKSISTDYGVLHDDGIAFRGLFVIDDKGILRQITINDLPVGRSVDETLRLVQAFQHTDKYGEVCPAGWKPGSDTIVPDVEKSKEFFSKQ; this is translated from the exons ATGTCTGCTGGAAACGCTAAGATCGGCAAGCCTGCCCCAGACTTCAAAGCCACAGCAGTTGTGGATGGACAGTTCAAGGACATCAAGCTGTCGGATTATAGAg GGAAGTATGTGGTCCTCTTCTTCTACCCTCTGGACTTCACGTTCGTGTGTCCCACTGAGATCGTGGCTTTCAGCGACAGATCTGATGAGTTTCGCAAAATCGGCTGCGAGGTTATTGGGGCCTCCATTGACTCTCACTTCAGTCACTTGGCCTG GATCAACACACCAAGGAAGCAGGGAGGTCTGGGTAACATGAAGATTCCCCTTGTCGCTGACCTCACCAAGTCCATCTCCACAGACTATGGTGTGCTCCACGATGACGGCATTGCATTCAG GGGTCTGTTTGTGATTGACGACAAGGGTATCTTGAGACAAATCACCATCAACGACCTGCCCGTGGGCCGCTCTGTGGATGAGACTCTGCGCCTGGTCCAGGCTTTCCAGCACACCGACAAGTATGGAGAGG TTTGCCCTGCTGGCTGGAAACCTGGCAGCGACACCATCGTCCCTGATGTTGAGAAGAGTAAAGAATTCTTCTCCAAGCAGTAA
- the LOC115424341 gene encoding transcription factor jun-B-like isoform X1, whose amino-acid sequence MSTIMEQPFYDDSFLSAYGHPGAALPDYKLLKQNMNLNFSESYRNSNFKSQHLRADSDFYPAGAADVGSLKLASPELERLIIQNSNGVITTTPTPGQYIYNRGITEEQEGFAEGFVKALDDLHKMNQMAPPNVSIGTGGVACSAPASVFGSSMQPEPLEYTTLSSCTTNHSLSSAASYPSTTISYLPHQYHQHPQAIAHGSHHFQQSVAGTGIHTQRFGGLKEEPQTVPDMQSSDNGSPPMSPIDLENQERIKAERKRLRNRLAASKCRRRKLERIARLEDKVKVLKTDNAGLSSTASVLREQVAQLKQKVMTHVSSGCQLMLAPKVKSY is encoded by the coding sequence ATGTCCACAATAATGGAACAGCCTTTTTATGACGACTCGTTTCTCTCTGCTTATGGCCATCCAGGCGCAGCCCTGCCAGACTACAAGCTGCTAAAGCAGAATATGAACTTGAACTTCTCCGAGTCATATCGGAACTCAAACTTCAAGTCCCAGCACCTGCGCGCCGACAGTGATTTCTATCCAGCGGGGGCCGCAGACGTGGGCTCCCTGAAACTGGCCTCTCCTGAACTGGAACGGCTGATCATCCAGAACAGCAACGGGGTCATCACTACGACACCGACACCCGGCCAGTACATCTACAACCGCGGCATCACAGAGGAGCAGGAGGGTTTCGCTGAGGGTTTTGTTAAAGCACTAGACGACCTACACAAGATGAACCAGATGGCGCCTCCAAACGTGTCCATCGGCACAGGTGGCGTTGCGTGCTCGGCGCCCGCCTCTGTGTTTGGCTCATCCATGCAGCCAGAACCGCTCGAGTACACCACCCTGAGCAGCTGCACCACCAACCACAGCCTGTCCTCTGCTGCCAGCTACCCCTCCACCACCATCAGCTACCTGCCCCACCAGTACCACCAGCACCCCCAGGCCATTGCGCACGGCTCTCACCATTTCCAACAGTCTGTGGCCGGGACGGGCATCCACACACAGCGCTTCGGCGGCTTAAAAGAGGAGCCTCAGACGGTTCCGGACATGCAGAGCAGCGACAACGGGTCTCCGCCAATGTCCCCCATAGATCTGGAGAACCAGGAACGCATCAAAGCGGAGCGAAAGCGCCTGAGGAACCGGCTCGCCGCGTCCAAGTGTCGGAGGCGCAAACTGGAGCGCATCGCCCGTCTGGAGGATAAAgtgaaagtgttgaaaacagacaACGCCGGACTGTCGAGCACGGCTTCAGTACTGAGAGAGCAGGTGGCCCAGCTCAAACAGAAAGTCATGACACATGTGAGCAGTGGCTGCCAGCTCATGTTAGCGCCCAAAGTCAAGTCTTACTGA
- the LOC115424341 gene encoding transcription factor jun-B-like isoform X2, giving the protein MNLNFSESYRNSNFKSQHLRADSDFYPAGAADVGSLKLASPELERLIIQNSNGVITTTPTPGQYIYNRGITEEQEGFAEGFVKALDDLHKMNQMAPPNVSIGTGGVACSAPASVFGSSMQPEPLEYTTLSSCTTNHSLSSAASYPSTTISYLPHQYHQHPQAIAHGSHHFQQSVAGTGIHTQRFGGLKEEPQTVPDMQSSDNGSPPMSPIDLENQERIKAERKRLRNRLAASKCRRRKLERIARLEDKVKVLKTDNAGLSSTASVLREQVAQLKQKVMTHVSSGCQLMLAPKVKSY; this is encoded by the coding sequence ATGAACTTGAACTTCTCCGAGTCATATCGGAACTCAAACTTCAAGTCCCAGCACCTGCGCGCCGACAGTGATTTCTATCCAGCGGGGGCCGCAGACGTGGGCTCCCTGAAACTGGCCTCTCCTGAACTGGAACGGCTGATCATCCAGAACAGCAACGGGGTCATCACTACGACACCGACACCCGGCCAGTACATCTACAACCGCGGCATCACAGAGGAGCAGGAGGGTTTCGCTGAGGGTTTTGTTAAAGCACTAGACGACCTACACAAGATGAACCAGATGGCGCCTCCAAACGTGTCCATCGGCACAGGTGGCGTTGCGTGCTCGGCGCCCGCCTCTGTGTTTGGCTCATCCATGCAGCCAGAACCGCTCGAGTACACCACCCTGAGCAGCTGCACCACCAACCACAGCCTGTCCTCTGCTGCCAGCTACCCCTCCACCACCATCAGCTACCTGCCCCACCAGTACCACCAGCACCCCCAGGCCATTGCGCACGGCTCTCACCATTTCCAACAGTCTGTGGCCGGGACGGGCATCCACACACAGCGCTTCGGCGGCTTAAAAGAGGAGCCTCAGACGGTTCCGGACATGCAGAGCAGCGACAACGGGTCTCCGCCAATGTCCCCCATAGATCTGGAGAACCAGGAACGCATCAAAGCGGAGCGAAAGCGCCTGAGGAACCGGCTCGCCGCGTCCAAGTGTCGGAGGCGCAAACTGGAGCGCATCGCCCGTCTGGAGGATAAAgtgaaagtgttgaaaacagacaACGCCGGACTGTCGAGCACGGCTTCAGTACTGAGAGAGCAGGTGGCCCAGCTCAAACAGAAAGTCATGACACATGTGAGCAGTGGCTGCCAGCTCATGTTAGCGCCCAAAGTCAAGTCTTACTGA